In Roseibium algicola, the DNA window ATGTCGGTGTCGGAGAAATCGTAGTTCTCCATGGCCTGAACCTTCAGCGTCTTGTCGCCGAAGGAGACTTCGGTGCCCTGGGAACGGCGGGAAGCGAGGGCGACGACTTCGTCTGCCGGAAAGCCGCGCTCAGCGAGAATGTCCAGCATCTCGCGTCCGACATTGCCGGTAGCGCCTGCAATTGCGATCTTGAAACCCATCTTTGACTAGTCCTTGTCCGTCTCCCCGCTTCGCCAGCCGCCCGGTTCTGGATGGGCGTGGCCGGCTCCCGGCGCCTCCCATCCCCGGGGAGGCGGGATGAGCGGCACCGTCAAGCGGTGGTCTTGGTGGTCTTGGTAGTGCGTTTAAGAGCGGTTGCGGCAGCCGTCCGGGGCTCGCCGCGCATGAAGGTAGCGCTGGCAAGGGCCTGGGACATCATATCCAGAATGTCGGCTTTCAGCCGGGTCATCGGGGCTCGCAATCGTCAAAACTTGAGACGGCGGTGTTTTTGCCCGGAAATCCCCGCGAGTCAACAAGGAATAGGCGGGTGTTGCCAGCTAAGTGAACGAATTGATGCCGTCCGGGAACAGTCGAATAGCTGCAGCCTCGGCAATTTCACCGAAAGAAGACCTTCGCCAGCCTTGTGTTCTGGCGTGGATCTTTCCGTTTTTTGCCGGTCAGGTGGCAAAGAGCCGTCCCGGTCCACGGTCCGTCGTCGGCAGGTCCGCCAGATGCATCATGTGCCATGCGAGTGCCAGGTTGGAGCTGATGACGGGTTTGGAAAGACGTTTCTCGCAGGCTTCAATGACAGGCAGCGTGCGCAAGTTGGTGCAGGAGGCAAAGACGGCTTCTATCTCCGGATCCTTCCCCACCTCGCAGATTGCCTCTTCCACGGACCGCAGGCTGATCCTTGCAACCACGGCTTCTTCCGCTTGCCCGAAAGAACCGACACTCAAGGGCGTTATGCCGTTTTCTTCCAGGAGACGGCAGAGTGCGTCGGAGACTTCCTCCACATAGGGCGAGACGATGGCGATCCGCGAGACACCTAGGTGTGCAAGGGCTGCAACGACTGCGCGGGCGGGGTCGGTCACGCGTGCGCCAGGATGAGTTGCCTGGATCGCACAGGCAACCTGATCCGATCCGATCACCGTTGCGCCGGACGTGCAGGCATAGGCAATGACGTCGAGTGGGCGCGTTCCCGGCAATAGGGCTGCGGTGTCCGTCAGCCGGGCTTTCATCTGCATGAGTTTTTCGGAGGTGACTTCGGAAGCGCTCTCGATTCTAGCGTGAAGCAGCGAGACGCCTTCCTGATCAAAGAGAGGCCGGAACTCGCTCTCGATGGTTTCGTCAACCGATAGCAAGATCAGGCCGAAAGCCGCTTTGGTTGCCGATCCCCTGTCGCAGTCGAAGGAAAGTTTCATGCCGCGGTTCCAGGTGTTCTAGCGGGTGATAACAGGAATGTCCGGCCCTGCCGGCACGGTCAGGAATTCGGGCGATCCGTCTCGAATGACGATGTTTTCCTCGTGAACCATCATCCTGCCGGGTCCAAGCGAGAGGCTCGGCTCCAGTGTCAGCACCATGTTTTCTCGAAGTGGGGTCTCGTCGAAGCCGGTCAGGCTGGGCGCTTCGGTAAGTTGCATGCCAAGCCCGTGGCCGAGCCGGCCGACGTCACCTTCGCCCTGGTCCAGCACCTTGGCCATGGACTGGAATAGATCGGCACAGGTGCGGCCCGGGCGGGCAATTTCGGCAGCTGCCTCAACGGCCCGGACAAGTGTTTCATGGGCGGACCTGACGGCATCACTGGCCTGGCCGATCGCGAAGTTGCGGTCAAAGTCGCAGAAATAGCCGTTTTTGGTTGCACCCGTATCCAGCATCAGGACGTCCCCTTCCTGTAGGGGTCGGGTCGACGGGGGAGAAATGACATCGCCGTAGCCGTCCTGTCCGGCTCCGCCGACCAGATAAGGCACGTCGTCCGCACCTTGCTTCAGAAGTTCGATCCGGAAGGACCGGAATACCTCGTTGAGCGGTTGGCCGGTGTGGAAAAACTCCGGTGCCCTGGCAAATGCTGCCGAACCGATACCGCAAATCTCGCGCAGGAGAGCAATTTCACGTTCAGATTTCACCATCCTGAGGCTCTGGATCAGACCGGTTCCGTCCAGATATTCAGCGTCGTTTGTGAGATCTCGAAGGCGCTGAAAGTCGCGAAGTGGCATGCGAAGCACGCTTTCCCGCCCCATCGGCATGGCGATTTTCGTGAAGTCCTTGAGGGTGTCCGCGAGCAGGGCGATGCCGTCATCGACGGGGTGCGGGGCGGAAAACACCCGGATATCGTCAATCCAGGTGCTCGCCATCAGGTGCGCGCCGATCTGCGGAATGACCGCAATCGGCTTGCCGTTTACCGGCACCACGAGGAACCAGGGCCGCGTGGGGCTCTGCCAGAACAGGGTCCGGAACCCGGTGAAATAACGCATTTCGGCTTCGGTCGTGAAAAACAGCGCGTCGATGCCCTGGGAATGCATGGCTTTTTGGGCTGCTTGCGTGCGCGCGGCAAATTCGTCTTCAGGAAAATCCTGTTCAGACATCTTCCGGTCCTTCGGAAAGATAGCAGAGCACCCGGGCTTCCGGTCCGAGGCCGAGGGTCGATGCCCCGCCACCTGCGTGTCGAACGGCTGTGATACCGCCCGCACCGGATGGCGTCGTCGCAATGCCGTTGTTGCCCAGCCAGTCGACCGTTTCAGCCGCTTCGCTGTCGGAAACGGTCACGAAGAAATCGGCTTCCCTGGCCAGGTACTTCAGCGCCAGATGCGAGGGTTCCTTGCAGTCTAACCGGCCCATGTTCGACACCGGACCGGGCGCCGTGACGGGCTTTCCGGCTTCGATGCTGGCCATAAGGGCGGGTGCGTATTCTGGCTCCACCACGACGATGGTGACATCGCGGCCCCAGGTCAGGCGCGCGCCGACGGCACAGGCGGCGGCAAGTCCGCCGACACCCGCCTGCAGGAAGACATGCGTGGGCGGTGTCTTGATCTGCCGGGCAATTTCCGCGGCCATCACAAGATAGCCCTCCATGACGTCGTGTCCGGCGGCGGTCATGCCCGGCAAGGTGCTGTCCGGCAGCAAGGTCCAGCCTTCGGCCTCGGCGCGCCTCTGGGCTTCCGTCATGCTGTCTTCATAGGTGGCTCCGGCCCGGGCAACATCAGCGCCCCGGGCCTTGAGGCGGGCCTCAAAGGCGCTTGGTACAGTTTCGGCAACGAAGACGACAGCCCTTGCCCCAAACAGCGGAGCGCCCGCGGCAAGGGACATGCCGTGGTTCCCGGCACTCGCACAGACAAAGGTTCTGCCGGTCAGCGCGGAAGCGTGAGACTGGGTCAGTCCGCCCCGAACGCGGCTGTCCGCCAGTTTGGCAATCGCATAGGCCGCGCCAAGTGCCTTGAAGCTTCCAAGACCCATGCGTTGCCGTTCGTCCTTGAGGGCAAGGTTGCCGATAGCAAGACCGACCGCGAGGTCATTCGCAATCAGCAGCGGGGTTTCATCCGCACGCGGGCATTTCCGAAAAAGGTTCTCTGCTCCGGCGACGTCCTGTGAGACGGATCCATCCGCAAGCCCGCTTTGCTCGGGAAGGCCTTTGCCGAGGAACGGATTCTTCAGTGTTTTCATCATCTGCCCCGCGCGGTTTCCCAGGCAGGTCAGCAGCTCTGAAGGCCGGTTGCAAGCGACTTGCTGAAAATGACGGTTACGAACCAGATCGGGCCGTGTCCGAGATGTTGCGCCTGGTTGCGAAAAAGACTTGCCTGTTTCTGATGAATCGAAATATCATGAATTATGGATATGAAAGATGCACTGAGCGCCTTTGGGGCGCTCAGCCAGAAAACCAGACTGGAAGTCTTCCGGTTGTTGATCCGGGCTGGTGACGCAGGAATGACCGCCGGCGAGATCGGTGAGGCTCTGGACGTTCGGCAGAACACCATGTCGGCGAACCTTGCTGTTCTGCTTCAGTCCGGGCTGGTCCGAAATGAACGCGAGGGGCGGTCGATTCGCTACTTCGCGGATCATGACGGCATACGCGAGTTGCTGACGTTTCTGATGGCCGATTGCTGTGGTGGTCATCCGGAACTTTGTGCGCAGGTCATCGAGACGATTGCCTGCGGAGAGACCTGTTGAGGTTAAGGGGGATCAAATGTCCGGCGATGTCTACAACGTGCTTTTCCTGTGCACTGGCAATTCCGCCCGGTCGATCATGGCGGAGGCGATCCTGAGCCGGGAGGGGCAGGGCCGCTTCAGGGCGTTTTCTGCCGGGTCACAACCGGCTGGAGCGGTGCGTCCGGAAGCACTTGCCTTGCTCAGCAAGCTCAATTTCAAGACGGATGAGCTGCGCTCGAAGGACTGGGCCGAATTCGCTGAGCCGGATGCCCCGGTCATGGATTTCGTCTTTACCGTTTGCGACAATGCGGCGAAGGAAACCTGCCCTGTCTGGCCTGGCCAGCCGATGTCAGCCCATTGGGGCCTGCCGGATCCGGCAGCCGTTTCCGGAAGCGACAGCGAAAGGGCTGTCGCATTCAACGAGGCCTTCCGGATGCTCAGCAACCGGATCTCGGTGTTCGTGAACCTGCCGATGTCTTCGCTTGACCGTTTGTCCCTGCAGAAGAAACTCGATCAAATCGGTCAGTCTGCCGAAGAGCCCGTGTAAGGCTGCTCCGGCGTACCTGTTTCGGGAATATTGCCTCAGGCGACTGCCTGGCCTTCGCGCGACGTGCGCAGGGTCAGCAGTGCGATGACCAGGGCGATGAGCGCACAGGCGGCAACCGCGCCAACCAATGGCAAAGCTGTCCGGTCGAAGAACGGGCTGCAGACGAGGATCATCACGCCACCGGCAACCATCTGGAAGGTGCCACCGAGGGAGGATGCCATGCCGGCATGTTCGCCATGTTCTTCCAGCGCCATGACCATCACCGGAGCAATGACCTGTCCGAGGCAGGTGTTGCCGATGAAGAAGAGCGCCATCAGAACCGGCAGGTCGTCTATGCCGCTCCACACAAGAATGACCAGCAGGACGTTGGCTGCCGCAAATCCGCTGACGGCCCTCAATGCCACTCTGCCCATGCCGAAGCGCTCACCAAGCGAGGCGGCAAACTGGGAAGACGCAAAGAAGCCGATCGCGTTCAGCGCGAAAACAAGGCTGAAGGCTGTCGGCGTCAACTGGTACTGGGTCATGTAGACCAGCGGCGCTGCGGCGATGAAGACGAAGAAACTCGCCAGCGAGAAGCCACCGATCAGCGTCAGACCCATGAACCTGCTGTCACGCATCAGGTAGATGGCGCTGCGCAGCATTGCTGTCGGGTCGATCTTGCCCCGGCGCTCGGCCGGTAGCGTTTCGGGCAGCAAGAAGGCCATTTGCAGCATGGCGAGAAGGGAAATAACGCCCAGGGCCACAAAGATCAGGCGCCAACTGCCGAACTGGATGATCAAGCTGCCGGCGAGCGGTGCAAGCATCGGCGAAACGCTGAAGACCAGCATCACCAGAGCCATCAGCCTGGTCGCCTTTGGTCCGGTGTGGAGGTCGCGGACCACGGCCCGCACGATGACCATCGGCGCGCCGGCACCAAGCGCCTGCACGAAACGGCCGAATGTCAGGGCTGAAACGTCGACCGCGGTCGCGCACATGACCGATCCGATGAGGAAGACGATCAGGCCCAGGAAGGCGGGCAGCTTGCGTCCAAACCGGTCTGCCAGCGGACCGTAGATCAACTGGGCCAGCCCGAAAGCGATGAAATAGACCGTGAAGGTCATATGAACCGCAGCGTCGTCCGTCTGCAATGCCTGCACGATTTCCGGCATGGCGGGCAGATAGAGGTCGATGGCAAATGGACCGACAGCAGCGAGAAGCCCCAGCACAATGGCGGAGCGGACAAAACCGATCTGCATTGGAAAATCCGATGAAAAATGCGCCGGAGGCACAAATGCGGGAAAGTCTGGAAGATGGAGGTGGCGGAGATCACCGCCCGGCCTTGATATGATGTAAGTGCTCGAAATGCAAATTCAAGGCTTGCTGGGTGTTGTCATGAAAGCTTCATGCAACTGTCACCGATATTGTAATCAGGGCCACTAGCTTGCGCGCACCATCAACCCGATATTTTGTGGGAGCGAGTGCAATGGCGGACCTTCGTGGGCGCTTTTTAAAAGGTGTCAGCCTTTCAGTCCTGTTCGGCCTTGGCGCCGTGTCGGCAGCACAGGCAGAGTATTTCGAGCGTATCAACACATTCCCGGTCTACAAGACCCTGCCGGAAGGCGTGGATCAGGCCACCGAAACCGTTGCCGAAATCATCTACGCCACGAAGGACGGCCGCACGCTCGTCTTCACCGACAGCCCGGGCGAAGCCATTGTTTTCGTGAATGCGGCCAACCCGCTGAACCTGCAGCCGATGGGCCGCACCGCCCTTGGTGGTGAGCCTACTTCGGTCGCCGTCGGCGAAACATTCGCCTATGCCGGCGTCAACACGTCCGAAGACTACGTCAATGCGTCCGGCCATCTGGCCGTGATCGCTCTCGATGGTCTTGGCATCACCGCGAAGTGCGATGCCAAGGGTCAGCCGGACAGCGTTGCCATCTCTCCGGACGGCAAGTTCGTTGCGATCGCCATCGAGAACGAGCGCGACGAAGATCTGAACGACGGCGTGATCCCGCAAATGCCGGCCGGCCATCTCGCGATCTTCGATCTGGACGAAACCGGCACGCCGACCAACTGTGACGCGGTCCGCATTGTTGACCTGACGGGTCTTGCAGAAGTCGCGCCGACCGATCCGGAGCCGGAGTTCGTTTCGATCAACTCCCAGAACCAGGTTGTCGTCACGCTGCAGGAAAACAACCATATCGCCGTGGTTGATCTGGCCTCCGGTGAAGTTGTCAGCCATTTCTCCGCCGGTACGGCTTCGGCTGAAAACATTCCGGTTTCCAAGGCGCGCATGAGTGATGCCTCCGGTTCGACCGAAAACGTCAAGCGTGAGCCGGATGCGGTTGCCTGGATTGATGACGAGCGTTTCGTGACCGCCAACGAAGGTGACTACGAAGGCGGTTCGCGCGGCTTCACCATCTGGAACACCAAGGGCGAGGTCCTGTTCGACAGCGGTAACCAGATGGAACACCTTGGCATGGCCAACGGCCACTATCCGGCCAAGCGCGCGTCCAAGAAGGGCACCGAGCCGGAAGGTGTGACGGTTGGTGAATTCGGCGGTGAAAAGCTGATCTTCGTCAATTCAGAACGCGGCAACTTCGTTGCTGTCTACAAGGACACCGGCGCCGAGCCGGAATTCGTCCAGTTCCTGCCGACCCATGTCGGTCCGGAAGGCTCACTTGCGATCCCGAGCCGTGACCTGTTTGTGGTTGCCAACGAGGTCGACAGTGCGGAAGACAACGTTCGTGCGCAGGTCTCCCTCTACAAGTTTGGTGTGGAAGCTCCGTCCTACCCGATGGTCGTGTCCGAAACCGACCCGGAAAAAGGCGCGCCGATCGGCTGGGGCGCACTGTCCGCACTGGCTGCAGACCCGGAAGACGGCAACAAGCTCTACGCCGTCAGCGACAGCTTCTATGACGACGCCCGCATCTACACGCTGGACATCTCTTCCAAACCGGCAAAAATCGTTGCCTATGCAACCGTTCAGGGTGGCAAGCAGGCAAAACTGGACCTGGAAGGCATCTCTGTTTCCAAGGATGGCGGCTTCTGGCTGGCTTCCGAGGGCAATCCGGACAAGGAACTGCAGCACCTGCTGCTGAAAGTCGGCACCGACGGTCAGGTTCAGGAAGAAATCACGCTTCCGGAAGAGCTGAACGCCCAGTCCGCGCGTTTCTCCTTTGAAGGCGTTGCCGAGTTCGAAATGGACGGCAAGACGCTGGTGGCCGTCGCCGTTCAGCGTGAATGGAAAGACGACCCGAAGGGCATGGTGAAGCTGGCCATCTACAACCCGGCCGACAAGTCCTGGGGCTTCGTTCACTATCCGCTCGACAAGCCGAAGAGCGCAGCCGGCGGCTGGGTCGGCCTGTCGGAAATCGTCTCCATGGGCGACGGCAAGTTCGCCATTCTGGAGCGCGACAACAAGGGTGGTGAAGACGCAGCCATCAAGCAGATCACCACGATCTCCCTGGAGGGTGTGACCCCGGCTGCCTACGGATCTGAGCTCCCGGTGGTCCAGAAGCGCTACGCCATGGATATCCTGCCGGCTCTGGCCGAAGGCAAGGGCTGGGTTCTCGACAAGCCGGAAGGCTTGACGATCACGGCCGACGGCCGTCTGATCCTGGTCACCGACAATGACGGTGTCGACGATGCACCGGGTGAAACCCAGTTGATCGACCTCGGCCCGGCAAGCCGCCTGAACTAAGGCACTTCAGACAAAGGTCCTCCCAAGACCTGAGCGAAGGTCCGGCCGCTTTATGCAGCCGGGCCTTTCCTTTTTTGCATTGCCATTTTCAAGCCGTGAAACTTCGTCTTTGCCAGTGCCACAGGGCGGCAAGGCTGTGCAGTCCGATGAGTGCTGCAAGCAAAAGCGCCGCGGCATGGTGCAGGCCTGCCGGTGGCAATCCGGCGAAAGCCGCAAGTCCCGGCAATGTGCCACTCGCAATCTTTTCAAGGCTACCGGATATGACGATCATGCCGATACCGCTGACGAGGAGCAGAAGCGGTACGAGGCGCAAGGCGGCGTGGACGCCCTTGCCGATAGCTTGCTGCAACCCGGAATGAACGGCGAACACCGGCTGAGGGGCACCCTTTGCCAGCCAAAAGATCGTGCGGACAAGAGCGAGCAGGCCGGCAGACAAGCCAAGTCCCAGATGGGTTCTCAAAAGGTTTGGAGAAAACGGTTCGTCGTTCGTCAGGGCATAGCCGGTAGCCAGCGCGCTGATGGTAAGAGCGGCAATCGTCCAGTGCAGCAGCCTGTTTCCGGTTACGGGCAAGGCCGCCATCACTCATCCTCCCGAATGACGGTGTAGAGTGCGGCATGAAAGTCGATGCCCTTGAATTCCGCGACAATGCCGCTTTTGCCGAGTTTCTGGATGGCGGCCTGGTAGGCATCGGGACTTTCCCAAAGCGCGATGTTGACCAGCTGGAACTTCGCCTGCGGAGACAGGGACTGGTGCAGGCGCGTGGTGATGTAGCCGGGCTGCTCTTTCAGGAAGTCGCGCGCCTGTTCCCAGCTGCGAACTGCGTCGGCAAGACGGTCTTCGGGAACTTCGAAGGAATTGATCAGCGTTACCGGGGCGTTGGTGTTGATTTCACTCGCCATGGCGGAGACTCCCAGGTTGGCGGTCAGGAAGGAAAGTGCTGCCAGATGAATGGCACGACGTGTCCAGAGTGATGTCATTTCGAACTCCTAATTATATAGCAAGCTATGTTTATTTATATAGGGTGCTATCTATCGTATATGCAAGGGATGACCTTCGAAAAAGATTCCTCCGCCGGGTATCTGGCAAACCACATGGCACGGCTGTTTGCCGCCGGTCTCCATCGCCGCATCCGGCCGCTAGGCCTTTCACCGGGCCAATTTCCGGCACTGGTCGCCCTTTGGGCAAAGGAAGGACGCACGCAAAAGGAACTCGTGCAGTTGCTTGATATCGAACAGGCAACGCTGGCAAACACCCTGGCCCGGATGGAGCGGGACGGCTTGATCACCCGCCGGGCGAGTGAAGAAGACGGCCGGGTTCAGGAAATATTCCTGACCGACAAGGCCAAGGTTTTGGAAAAGGAAGCCATCGCGTCTGCGATTGCCCAGAACGGAGAGGCGCTGGAGGGGTTTTCGGAACGGGAAAAGGCGCAGTTCCTGGATTTCATGCACAGAGCCATTTCAGCCATGCAGAAAGCCCAGACCGGCAGTTCCCGATGAGTGCCAGCTTGCTGGGCCTGTTCGGCGTCTCCTTTCTGGCTGCCACCCTGCTGCCCGCCCAATCCGAACTTGGCCTTTCCGGCCTGATTGCGCTTGGAACGGAACCTGTCGTTCTGCTGGTTGTGGCGGCAAGCCTTGGCAACACGCTCGGATCAATGGTCAATTGGGGCCTCGGCAGGGCCGCAACCGCCTGGTCGACCGCTTCCTGGTTTCCGGTCAAGCCTGACAAGCTCGCCAAGGCAACGGGCTGGTATCACCGCTACGGACGATGGAGCCTGCTGCTCAGCTGGGCGCCGATTATCGGCGATCCCCTGACATTGGCGGCAGGTGTGCTCAAGGAGCCCTTCTGGAGCTTCACCCTGCTGGTCGCAATTGCAAAGACAGCACGCTATGTCGCTGTCGCGTTGATCACGTTGCAGGTTATCTGAGACTGCGGGCCAGCCGGGGGAATGCGAAACCTTCGCTGCGCGGGACGCTTAACCCTCAAAACGCTCGATCAGATCCCACTTGTTGCCGAAGGGGTCCTGGAAGACGGCAACTTTGCCATAAGCCTCGTGGCGTGGTGTTTCCAGAAAAGTGACGCCCGTCGAAAGCATCGCCTGATGATCGCGATCGAAGTTGTCGGTGTGCAGGAACAGGAACACACGGCCGCCGGTCTGGTTGCCAATGGCGGCGTGCTGATCGTCACCGTCGGCTTGCGCCAGCAGGAGGCGTGTCTCGGAGCTGCCCTTGGGCGCGACCAGTACCCAGCGCTTGCCGCCGCCAAGGTGTGTGTCTTCGACCAGGTCGAAGCCAAGCTTGCCGACATAAAAGTCGATGCCCTGGTCATAATCCGGCACGATGAGGGCGATCGCTCCAATCATCTGTTTCATGGCAGGCCGTTTCCTACTGCGCGCGCCGGTAGACGGACACGTTCGTGTAGCTTGCAACGTCGACCAGGTGGACGGTTTGGGTCACGGTCAGCGTTCTGCCGTCGTCGGACAGTTCCCGGTCGGCTTTCATGATCGTCAACCCTCCGCGGCGGGCTTCCGAAATGAGGTTGCGATCTCCCTGGAACACGAGACGCATGGCGTCGACCAGGCCGCTTTTGCCAAGACGCACTTCCGGACCGTCCGGCATTGCCTCGAAAGTGTCGTTGGTGACTTCGCCGTCGAAGGCCACCTGGTTCATCGTGAAGACGGCAACGCCGAAGTTCTCATCGATCTTGAGCGTGGCGCTGCGTGGCGGTTCGCCTTGTTCGAAGTCGCTTTCCTCCGTGTCGAGGATCCAGGTGCCGAGAAAGGGGGCGAGTTTGTCTTCGATCATGGGACCAGCGGAATCTTGAAAAGGGAAAGCCGCCACCGGGATAACCGGTGACGGCTCTGCTTGCAAATGGCGATTGCCTGTCAGGCGCTCAAGGCGTCCAGTTCGGCGATGATGGCGTCGCCCATTTCCACGGTGGAAACGGTGGCCTGGCCAGGCGCTGCGATATCTTTCGTCCGCAGGCCCTTGTCGAGAGCGTTGGCGATGGCCTTGTCCAGTTTGTCGGCGGCTGCAACTTCCTCGAAGGAGTAACGCAGCGCCATGCCGAAGCTGGCAATCATGGCGATCGGGTTGGCAGCGCCCGTGCCGGCAATGTCCGGAGCCGAGCCGTGGACGGGCTCGTAAAGCGCCTTGCGCTTGCCGGTAACACCATCCGGTGCGCCGAGGGATGCGGACGGGAGCATGCCGAGCGAACCGGTCAGCATGGCGGCAACGTCGGACAGCATGTCGCCGAAGAGGTTGTCCGTCACAATGACGTCGAACTGCTTGGGCCAGCGGACAAGCTGCATGCCGCCGGCGTCAGCCAGCATGTGCTCCAGCTGAACATCCTCGTAGCCGTTCTTGTGCGTCTGGGTAACGACTTCGTTCCACAGTACGCCGGACTTCATCACGTTCCGCTTTTCCATGGACGTGACCTTGTTGCCGCGCGTGCGCGCCAGCTCAAAGGCGACACCGGAAATGCGCTCGATCTCGTAAGTGTCGTAGACTTGCGTGTCGATACCGCGTTTCTGGCCGTTGCCGAGGTCGATGATTTCTTTCGGTTCGCCGAAGTAGACGCCGCCGGTCAGCTCGCGCACGATCAGGATGTCGAGACCTTCGATCACGTCCTTCTTCAGCGAGGATGCATCGGCAAGCGCCGGGTAGCAGATGGCCGGGCGCAGGTTGGCGAACAGCTGCATGTCCTTGCGCAGGCGCAAAAGGCCGGCTTCCGGGCGAACTTCGTAAGGAACGTCGTCCCACTTGGGCCCGCCGACGGCACCGAAGATGACCGCGTCGGCAGCCATGGCCTTCGCCATGTCTTCTTCGGAGATCGACTGACCATGCGCGTCATAGGCGGAACCACCCACCAGGCCTTCGTCGGTTTCAAAGGACATGCCGCCCTTTTCGTTGAACCAGGCAATGACCTTTTTCACTTCCTGCATGATTTCCGGGCCAATGCCGTCACCCGGCAGAAGCAGAAGTTTTTGTGAAGCCATGGGTGTTCCATCCCGCATTTTGAGAAATCTGATGGCGATGGGTTAGCGCGTCGGCCGTTGTCTTTCAAGATGAAGCCAGTTGCGAAGAACTCAAGCAAGCCGTGGGGAAAGGTCAAGAACGGCTGAAGGGCCCGGAGAGCTGCGGGATTGAAGCCGGTTTCAGGACTGCTCCTGCAAGGATCAGCCGAGCCAGCCCCGCACTGCCTGGAACAGGAGGTTCAGCGCCAGCGCGGTCATTACCCATCTGAAGCCGGTCTTGAAGCTATTCTCGTCCATTCGGCCGAGCAGGCGGCTGCCGGCGAGTGTGCCGAGAAAGCCGCTGGCGATCATCAGGACAATCAGTCCCAGCCAGGGCGCAAAGGCGAAGCCGAGCGCGCCGAACGCAATGATCTTGAAGACGTGCATGATCAGCGCGGTGATTGCCTGGTTGGCGACGAACCCGTGGCGCGGCAGGCCGAGGGTCGACAAGACGGCACCGCCGATGGGGCCGGCCGCACCGAAGAACATGGACAGGAACGTGGAGGCAAAACCCGCCGCCGCCATGACCCGTTTCGGTGCCTTGCCGAAGTGAGGCGCCTTGCCCCAGACGACCCAAAGCACGAACAGGCCGATGCCCGCCTTTAGAACCGCCGGTGGCAATTCCACCGCGATGGCGCCGCCGACGGCCGCGCCAATTGCCGCCCCGACTGCGAACCAGAGCGCAATCAGCCAGTCGACATGTTTCAGTTGCACCAGCGCACGCCCGGCGTTCGATCCGAGCTGAACGACACCGTGGACCGGCACCAGGGCACTGGCCGGCATGACGGTTGCCATGATCGCGATCAGCGCGACCCCGCCGCCAAGGCCGACGGCCGCTGTCAGGGCCGAGGTGAAGAAACTGGTGACGATCAGTGTCAGCGATGCAGCAAGGTGCAGCTGATC includes these proteins:
- a CDS encoding maleate cis-trans isomerase family protein produces the protein MKLSFDCDRGSATKAAFGLILLSVDETIESEFRPLFDQEGVSLLHARIESASEVTSEKLMQMKARLTDTAALLPGTRPLDVIAYACTSGATVIGSDQVACAIQATHPGARVTDPARAVVAALAHLGVSRIAIVSPYVEEVSDALCRLLEENGITPLSVGSFGQAEEAVVARISLRSVEEAICEVGKDPEIEAVFASCTNLRTLPVIEACEKRLSKPVISSNLALAWHMMHLADLPTTDRGPGRLFAT
- a CDS encoding M24 family metallopeptidase; its protein translation is MSEQDFPEDEFAARTQAAQKAMHSQGIDALFFTTEAEMRYFTGFRTLFWQSPTRPWFLVVPVNGKPIAVIPQIGAHLMASTWIDDIRVFSAPHPVDDGIALLADTLKDFTKIAMPMGRESVLRMPLRDFQRLRDLTNDAEYLDGTGLIQSLRMVKSEREIALLREICGIGSAAFARAPEFFHTGQPLNEVFRSFRIELLKQGADDVPYLVGGAGQDGYGDVISPPSTRPLQEGDVLMLDTGATKNGYFCDFDRNFAIGQASDAVRSAHETLVRAVEAAAEIARPGRTCADLFQSMAKVLDQGEGDVGRLGHGLGMQLTEAPSLTGFDETPLRENMVLTLEPSLSLGPGRMMVHEENIVIRDGSPEFLTVPAGPDIPVITR
- a CDS encoding pyridoxal-phosphate dependent enzyme, with amino-acid sequence MMKTLKNPFLGKGLPEQSGLADGSVSQDVAGAENLFRKCPRADETPLLIANDLAVGLAIGNLALKDERQRMGLGSFKALGAAYAIAKLADSRVRGGLTQSHASALTGRTFVCASAGNHGMSLAAGAPLFGARAVVFVAETVPSAFEARLKARGADVARAGATYEDSMTEAQRRAEAEGWTLLPDSTLPGMTAAGHDVMEGYLVMAAEIARQIKTPPTHVFLQAGVGGLAAACAVGARLTWGRDVTIVVVEPEYAPALMASIEAGKPVTAPGPVSNMGRLDCKEPSHLALKYLAREADFFVTVSDSEAAETVDWLGNNGIATTPSGAGGITAVRHAGGGASTLGLGPEARVLCYLSEGPEDV
- a CDS encoding ArsR/SmtB family transcription factor; this translates as MDMKDALSAFGALSQKTRLEVFRLLIRAGDAGMTAGEIGEALDVRQNTMSANLAVLLQSGLVRNEREGRSIRYFADHDGIRELLTFLMADCCGGHPELCAQVIETIACGETC
- a CDS encoding arsenate reductase ArsC — its product is MSGDVYNVLFLCTGNSARSIMAEAILSREGQGRFRAFSAGSQPAGAVRPEALALLSKLNFKTDELRSKDWAEFAEPDAPVMDFVFTVCDNAAKETCPVWPGQPMSAHWGLPDPAAVSGSDSERAVAFNEAFRMLSNRISVFVNLPMSSLDRLSLQKKLDQIGQSAEEPV
- a CDS encoding multidrug effflux MFS transporter, whose amino-acid sequence is MQIGFVRSAIVLGLLAAVGPFAIDLYLPAMPEIVQALQTDDAAVHMTFTVYFIAFGLAQLIYGPLADRFGRKLPAFLGLIVFLIGSVMCATAVDVSALTFGRFVQALGAGAPMVIVRAVVRDLHTGPKATRLMALVMLVFSVSPMLAPLAGSLIIQFGSWRLIFVALGVISLLAMLQMAFLLPETLPAERRGKIDPTAMLRSAIYLMRDSRFMGLTLIGGFSLASFFVFIAAAPLVYMTQYQLTPTAFSLVFALNAIGFFASSQFAASLGERFGMGRVALRAVSGFAAANVLLVILVWSGIDDLPVLMALFFIGNTCLGQVIAPVMVMALEEHGEHAGMASSLGGTFQMVAGGVMILVCSPFFDRTALPLVGAVAACALIALVIALLTLRTSREGQAVA
- a CDS encoding esterase-like activity of phytase family protein — encoded protein: MADLRGRFLKGVSLSVLFGLGAVSAAQAEYFERINTFPVYKTLPEGVDQATETVAEIIYATKDGRTLVFTDSPGEAIVFVNAANPLNLQPMGRTALGGEPTSVAVGETFAYAGVNTSEDYVNASGHLAVIALDGLGITAKCDAKGQPDSVAISPDGKFVAIAIENERDEDLNDGVIPQMPAGHLAIFDLDETGTPTNCDAVRIVDLTGLAEVAPTDPEPEFVSINSQNQVVVTLQENNHIAVVDLASGEVVSHFSAGTASAENIPVSKARMSDASGSTENVKREPDAVAWIDDERFVTANEGDYEGGSRGFTIWNTKGEVLFDSGNQMEHLGMANGHYPAKRASKKGTEPEGVTVGEFGGEKLIFVNSERGNFVAVYKDTGAEPEFVQFLPTHVGPEGSLAIPSRDLFVVANEVDSAEDNVRAQVSLYKFGVEAPSYPMVVSETDPEKGAPIGWGALSALAADPEDGNKLYAVSDSFYDDARIYTLDISSKPAKIVAYATVQGGKQAKLDLEGISVSKDGGFWLASEGNPDKELQHLLLKVGTDGQVQEEITLPEELNAQSARFSFEGVAEFEMDGKTLVAVAVQREWKDDPKGMVKLAIYNPADKSWGFVHYPLDKPKSAAGGWVGLSEIVSMGDGKFAILERDNKGGEDAAIKQITTISLEGVTPAAYGSELPVVQKRYAMDILPALAEGKGWVLDKPEGLTITADGRLILVTDNDGVDDAPGETQLIDLGPASRLN